A window of the Streptomyces griseochromogenes genome harbors these coding sequences:
- a CDS encoding helix-turn-helix transcriptional regulator, protein MTWGDARHAEASMTAKRRGLAEQRAARGYSQEEFAALLGVATSTVVRWEGGHSTPRPYQRPKIAKLLGVTAADLDGFLVAVTTVTPQDIPIPASLGDPDDMRRRDLLGLLAATGALITLPEPLASASARQESATVFETGEAMIEHLWQVYGLTDDKSTVYPVIRHQLALLAKSLVEVRSEIDRKRLLMQVGNLYQLAGELFFDARDDALSAHCYTLAANAAKEARMYDLWACAMTRHAYVELYADRAASAAPLLSAASNIARRGDSALSTRYWVSAVQAEVHAALGDVDACSRALDTAEEVHTLDGQLHHGGWLRFDGSRLCEERGACYVTLGRPDLAEEALASALAQELSPRRRGAVLADLATLGAHRGDIDQLVHYADQALTVAGQTHSGYVGAKLHGLRSRLAGLPADTRISELHEKIAALPSAA, encoded by the coding sequence GTGACCTGGGGTGATGCTAGACATGCGGAGGCGTCGATGACGGCCAAACGCCGAGGGCTCGCGGAGCAACGCGCGGCACGTGGCTACTCCCAAGAGGAGTTCGCCGCCCTTCTCGGAGTCGCCACATCCACGGTCGTACGCTGGGAGGGCGGGCATTCCACACCCCGGCCGTACCAGCGTCCCAAGATCGCGAAGCTCTTGGGTGTGACAGCGGCGGATCTGGACGGATTCCTCGTCGCCGTGACGACGGTCACCCCGCAGGACATCCCGATTCCCGCTTCGCTCGGCGATCCTGACGACATGAGACGCCGCGACCTTCTCGGACTGCTCGCCGCCACGGGTGCGCTCATCACCCTGCCCGAACCCTTGGCCTCCGCTTCCGCGAGGCAGGAGTCCGCCACGGTGTTCGAGACGGGAGAGGCGATGATCGAGCACTTGTGGCAGGTCTACGGCCTCACCGACGACAAGAGCACGGTTTACCCGGTTATCCGTCATCAACTCGCGCTGCTGGCAAAGAGCCTGGTGGAAGTCCGTAGTGAGATCGACCGCAAGCGCCTCCTCATGCAGGTTGGCAATCTCTACCAGTTGGCCGGTGAGCTGTTTTTCGACGCGCGCGACGACGCCCTGTCCGCCCACTGCTACACCCTCGCTGCGAACGCGGCGAAGGAGGCACGGATGTACGACCTCTGGGCTTGCGCGATGACACGGCACGCCTACGTCGAGTTGTACGCGGACCGGGCCGCGTCGGCGGCCCCGCTGCTGTCGGCCGCGTCGAACATCGCTCGGCGGGGCGACAGCGCTCTTTCCACCCGCTACTGGGTGTCAGCCGTACAGGCCGAGGTCCATGCCGCTCTGGGTGACGTCGACGCTTGTTCCCGCGCCCTCGACACCGCAGAGGAGGTACACACCCTCGATGGCCAGCTCCACCACGGAGGATGGCTCCGCTTCGACGGATCCCGCCTCTGCGAGGAACGCGGAGCCTGCTACGTGACACTCGGCCGCCCCGATCTTGCCGAGGAGGCGCTGGCGTCCGCACTCGCACAGGAATTGAGTCCTCGTCGACGGGGTGCTGTTCTCGCTGATCTCGCCACGCTGGGTGCCCACCGAGGTGACATCGACCAGCTCGTCCACTACGCCGACCAGGCTCTGACCGTGGCCGGACAGACGCACTCGGGATACGTGGGCGCCAAACTCCACGGCCTTCGCTCCCGTCTTGCCGGGCTGCCTGCCGATACCCGAATCTCTGAGCTGCACGAGAAGATCGCGGCACTGCCGAGTGCCGCCTGA
- a CDS encoding ATP-binding protein has product MPCKPESARRARLLVTAALSTWGIEELVDAAKLVVDELLTNAIDHTRCRTARIAIRRIADDRVRISVADTSRDVPDMSNPRQDSEDGRGLVLVDALSDQWGYDRHRTWKVVWAELRTGASR; this is encoded by the coding sequence ATGCCGTGCAAGCCCGAGTCCGCGCGGCGAGCCCGGTTGCTCGTCACCGCCGCCCTGAGCACTTGGGGCATAGAGGAGCTGGTGGACGCGGCGAAGCTGGTCGTCGACGAACTGCTGACGAACGCGATCGACCACACCCGCTGTCGCACGGCGCGGATCGCCATCCGGCGCATCGCCGACGACCGCGTACGGATCAGCGTCGCCGACACGTCCCGCGATGTCCCCGACATGAGTAACCCCCGTCAGGACTCGGAGGATGGCCGTGGCCTGGTCCTGGTCGACGCTCTCTCCGACCAATGGGGCTACGACCGGCACCGGACCTGGAAGGTCGTGTGGGCCGAACTCCGCACGGGGGCCAGCCGGTGA
- a CDS encoding radical SAM protein — translation MPLADKLRCLRIMTEAGVLWLQITGGEPTIDKDFPATYRAAFELGMMISVSTNGSLLWRENLLTLFRACPPYRVTVSMYGATKATYDELTQREGAWDLFVQGMNAARAARLPLRMSIIVTEDTAHEEQAMLDLCERWGVEYNVFTNVTPTIYGGGEVLTAQSKEHLRMRKQFTGCNAGHTFFHTDPHGLVSICKIGRDEQISLPLEGIDGLSRLGAIADRLMLRTGGCSGCKLSGTCTVCRPLAKHYQEAKAPLESYCQHGIRKAG, via the coding sequence ATGCCGCTCGCCGACAAGCTGCGCTGCCTTCGGATCATGACCGAGGCCGGGGTGCTGTGGCTCCAGATCACCGGCGGCGAACCGACCATCGACAAGGACTTCCCTGCCACCTACCGGGCCGCGTTCGAGCTGGGCATGATGATCAGTGTCTCGACGAACGGATCACTGCTGTGGCGGGAGAATCTGCTGACACTGTTCCGTGCGTGTCCGCCGTACCGCGTGACCGTGTCCATGTACGGGGCGACGAAAGCCACCTACGACGAACTCACGCAACGGGAAGGCGCCTGGGACCTGTTCGTACAGGGCATGAACGCTGCTCGCGCCGCCAGGTTGCCGCTGCGGATGAGCATCATCGTCACCGAGGACACCGCCCACGAGGAACAGGCAATGCTCGACCTGTGCGAGAGGTGGGGCGTCGAGTACAACGTCTTCACCAACGTGACCCCGACGATCTATGGCGGAGGCGAAGTACTGACCGCGCAGTCCAAGGAACACTTGCGCATGCGCAAGCAGTTCACCGGCTGCAACGCGGGACACACGTTCTTCCACACCGACCCTCACGGCCTGGTGTCCATCTGCAAGATCGGCCGTGACGAGCAGATCAGCCTTCCGTTGGAGGGCATCGACGGCCTCTCCCGGCTCGGCGCCATCGCCGACCGGCTCATGCTTCGCACTGGTGGCTGCTCCGGTTGCAAGCTGTCCGGCACGTGCACGGTGTGCCGGCCGCTGGCCAAGCACTATCAGGAAGCGAAGGCACCACTGGAAAGTTACTGCCAGCACGGAATCAGGAAGGCAGGGTGA
- a CDS encoding GNAT family N-acetyltransferase, whose translation MGFDWDALRPYLTVPYIPTIGPVHPSVLAQERFEDILTAAGSGRFLPYDKDRRWSPMKQERVLVEDIEQTPGKTLVPTLTRHGHDTVKVHVYSCEPDALTTAAVHAKKLCAAHDAKVARVVWFLGPEQPEHYVRGTRVQLKDFAAGAGADPGAGVQEYEELPGEARAGFAEFAERMADDGFAFLYQRMKLGHVGSILTVSHEGKVAGAIGPMETMVDAIGQTQLLPQYFGVLPEFRGHGYGRALWRAAMHWGHRHGAAYQLLQTEVGGASDRLCAAEGLASLGFVCSVKA comes from the coding sequence ATGGGATTCGACTGGGACGCTCTACGCCCCTATCTCACCGTGCCGTACATCCCTACCATCGGCCCCGTCCATCCCTCCGTACTCGCCCAGGAGCGCTTCGAGGACATCCTCACCGCCGCTGGCAGTGGACGATTCCTGCCTTACGACAAGGACCGTCGCTGGTCGCCGATGAAACAAGAGCGCGTCCTCGTCGAGGACATCGAGCAGACTCCCGGTAAGACCCTGGTCCCGACCCTGACCCGACACGGCCACGACACCGTCAAAGTCCATGTCTACAGCTGCGAACCCGACGCTCTCACCACCGCAGCGGTCCATGCGAAGAAGCTGTGCGCTGCCCACGACGCGAAAGTGGCCCGCGTCGTATGGTTCCTTGGTCCTGAGCAGCCGGAGCACTACGTCCGGGGGACACGCGTCCAACTCAAGGACTTCGCTGCGGGAGCCGGTGCCGACCCAGGCGCAGGCGTCCAGGAGTACGAAGAGTTGCCTGGCGAGGCACGGGCAGGGTTCGCGGAATTCGCGGAGCGCATGGCCGACGACGGGTTCGCGTTCCTGTACCAGCGAATGAAGCTCGGCCACGTCGGTTCCATCCTCACCGTCTCACACGAAGGCAAGGTGGCGGGAGCGATCGGCCCCATGGAGACCATGGTGGACGCCATCGGCCAGACTCAGCTCCTGCCGCAGTACTTCGGCGTGCTCCCCGAGTTCCGAGGACACGGCTACGGGCGTGCTTTGTGGCGTGCAGCGATGCATTGGGGACACCGGCATGGCGCCGCCTACCAGCTTCTCCAGACAGAAGTCGGAGGAGCATCCGACCGCCTGTGTGCAGCCGAGGGACTCGCTTCTCTCGGGTTCGTCTGCTCAGTGAAGGCATGA
- a CDS encoding Ig-like domain-containing protein, protein MTQQPYAPPQPYQYPPQSQPAWYPYPPQSQPYPYPPQQAYPYPPQFQPYPYPPQTNGSTEKEYPQLTAATVKGTVMGQAQAQISAKLIDSDGEPIKGVPITFTVGAGRQIGIGVTDATGVAHLDSGSNLLDPLLWAQAIGSGYEVQFQGNKKYMPALAHGKIEPGIG, encoded by the coding sequence GTGACGCAGCAGCCCTACGCGCCGCCCCAGCCGTACCAGTACCCGCCGCAGTCCCAGCCGGCGTGGTACCCGTACCCGCCGCAGTCCCAGCCGTACCCGTACCCCCCGCAGCAGGCGTACCCGTACCCGCCGCAGTTCCAGCCGTACCCGTACCCGCCGCAGACCAACGGGTCGACCGAGAAGGAATACCCGCAGCTCACCGCGGCGACGGTGAAGGGCACTGTGATGGGCCAGGCGCAGGCTCAGATCAGCGCGAAGCTGATCGACAGCGACGGCGAGCCCATCAAGGGCGTGCCGATCACCTTCACCGTCGGTGCGGGCCGGCAGATCGGTATCGGGGTAACGGACGCCACTGGCGTCGCGCACCTCGACAGTGGCTCCAACCTCCTCGACCCCCTGCTGTGGGCCCAGGCGATCGGCTCTGGCTACGAGGTGCAGTTCCAGGGCAACAAGAAGTACATGCCCGCGCTCGCGCACGGCAAGATCGAACCCGGAATCGGCTGA
- the ppdK gene encoding pyruvate, phosphate dikinase produces the protein MSENKEPHVAKFVYDFTEGNKDLKDLLGGKGANLAEMTNLGLPVPPGFTITTEACKVYLESGEEPLALRDEVSAHLDALEQKMGKKLGQADDPLLVSVRSGAKFSMPGMMDTVLNIGLSDKSVQGLAKQAGDDRFAWDSYRRLIQMFGKTVLGVDGELFEEALDAAKAAKKVTVDTDLEAADLKKLVTKFKKIVKAEAGRDFPQDPREQMDLAIKAVFDSWNGDRAKLYRRQERIPHDLGTAVNVCSMVFGNLGPDSGTGVAFTRDPASGHQGVYGDYLQNAQGEDVVAGIRNTVPLAELESIDKKSYDQLMQIMETLENHYKDLCDIEFTIERGQLWMLQTRVGKRTAGAAFRIATQLVDQGLIDETEALQRVTGAQLAQLMFPRFDEDAKVERVGRGIAASPGAAVGKAVFDSYTAVKWSRSGEKVILVRRETNPDDLDGMIAAEGILTSRGGKTSHAAVVARGMGKTCVCGAEELEVDTKRRRMTVPGGHVVEEGDLISIDGSSGKVYLGEVPVVPSPVVEYFEGRMHPGADDADELVEAVHRMMAFADRKRRLRVRANADNAEDALRARRFGAQGIGLCRTEHMFLGDRRELVERLILADTEAEREESLKQLLPLQKKDFVELFEAMDGLPVTVRLLDPPLHEFLPDITELSVRVALAESRQEPHENDLRLLQAVHRLHEQNPMLGLRGVRLGLAIPGLFTMQVRAIAEAAAERKNAKGDPRAEIMIPLVGTVQELEIVREEADQVIAEVQAATGTQLKLAIGTMIELPRAALTADQIAEAAEFFSFGTNDLTQTVWGFSRDDVEASFFTAYLEKGIFGVSPFETIDKDGVGSLVKAAVKAGRETRPDLKLGVCGEHGGDPESVHFFHEVGLDYVSCSPFRIPVARLEAGRAATQSAGSDHR, from the coding sequence GTGTCGGAAAACAAAGAACCCCACGTAGCGAAGTTCGTTTACGACTTCACCGAGGGCAACAAGGACCTCAAGGACCTCCTCGGCGGCAAGGGTGCCAACCTCGCCGAGATGACCAACCTCGGTCTGCCGGTCCCTCCCGGCTTCACCATCACCACGGAGGCCTGCAAGGTCTACCTGGAGAGCGGCGAGGAGCCCCTGGCACTGCGTGACGAGGTGAGTGCGCACCTCGACGCCCTCGAGCAGAAGATGGGCAAGAAGCTCGGCCAGGCCGACGACCCGCTGCTGGTCTCCGTCCGCTCCGGCGCGAAGTTCTCCATGCCCGGCATGATGGACACCGTCCTGAACATCGGCCTCTCCGACAAGTCGGTGCAGGGCCTGGCCAAGCAGGCCGGCGACGACCGGTTCGCCTGGGACTCCTACCGCCGCCTCATCCAGATGTTCGGCAAGACCGTCCTCGGCGTGGACGGCGAGCTGTTCGAGGAGGCTCTCGACGCGGCCAAGGCGGCCAAGAAGGTCACCGTCGACACGGACCTCGAAGCGGCCGACCTGAAGAAGCTGGTCACCAAGTTCAAGAAGATCGTCAAGGCCGAGGCCGGCCGGGACTTCCCGCAGGACCCGCGCGAGCAGATGGACCTCGCCATCAAGGCGGTCTTCGACTCCTGGAACGGCGACCGCGCAAAGCTCTACCGCCGCCAGGAGCGCATCCCGCACGACCTGGGCACGGCCGTCAACGTCTGCTCGATGGTCTTCGGCAACCTCGGCCCCGACTCCGGCACCGGCGTCGCCTTCACCCGCGACCCCGCCTCCGGCCACCAGGGCGTCTACGGCGACTACCTGCAGAACGCCCAGGGCGAGGACGTGGTGGCGGGCATCCGCAACACGGTCCCGCTCGCGGAGCTGGAGTCGATCGACAAGAAGTCGTACGACCAGCTGATGCAGATCATGGAGACCCTGGAGAACCACTACAAGGATCTCTGCGACATCGAGTTCACCATCGAGCGCGGCCAGCTGTGGATGCTGCAGACCCGCGTCGGCAAGCGCACCGCCGGTGCCGCCTTCCGCATCGCCACCCAGCTCGTCGACCAGGGCCTGATCGACGAGACGGAGGCCCTCCAGCGCGTCACCGGCGCCCAGCTGGCGCAGCTCATGTTCCCGCGCTTCGACGAGGACGCGAAGGTCGAGCGGGTCGGCCGGGGCATCGCCGCCTCGCCGGGCGCGGCGGTCGGCAAGGCCGTCTTCGACTCCTACACCGCCGTGAAGTGGTCCCGCTCGGGCGAGAAGGTCATCCTGGTGCGCCGGGAGACCAACCCCGACGACCTGGACGGCATGATCGCGGCCGAGGGCATCCTGACCTCGCGCGGCGGCAAGACCTCCCACGCGGCCGTCGTCGCGCGCGGCATGGGCAAGACCTGTGTCTGCGGCGCCGAGGAGCTCGAGGTCGACACCAAGCGCCGTCGTATGACGGTCCCCGGCGGCCACGTGGTGGAGGAAGGCGACCTGATCTCCATCGACGGCTCCTCCGGCAAGGTCTACCTGGGCGAGGTCCCGGTGGTCCCCTCCCCGGTCGTGGAGTACTTCGAGGGCCGCATGCACCCGGGCGCCGACGACGCGGACGAACTGGTCGAGGCCGTGCACCGCATGATGGCCTTCGCCGACCGCAAGCGCCGCCTCAGGGTGCGTGCCAACGCGGACAACGCCGAGGACGCGCTGCGCGCCCGCCGCTTCGGCGCCCAGGGCATCGGTCTGTGCCGCACCGAGCACATGTTCCTCGGCGACCGCCGTGAGCTGGTCGAGCGCCTGATCCTCGCCGACACCGAGGCGGAGCGCGAGGAGTCCCTCAAGCAGCTTCTTCCGCTGCAGAAGAAGGACTTCGTCGAACTCTTCGAGGCGATGGACGGCCTCCCGGTCACCGTCCGCCTCCTGGACCCGCCGCTGCACGAGTTCCTGCCCGACATCACGGAACTCTCCGTCCGCGTGGCGCTCGCCGAGTCCCGCCAGGAGCCGCACGAGAACGACCTGCGCCTGCTGCAGGCCGTGCACCGGCTGCACGAGCAGAACCCGATGCTGGGCCTGCGCGGCGTGCGCCTCGGCCTGGCCATCCCCGGTCTGTTCACCATGCAGGTCCGCGCCATCGCCGAGGCCGCGGCCGAACGCAAGAACGCCAAGGGCGACCCGCGCGCCGAGATCATGATCCCGCTCGTCGGCACCGTCCAGGAGCTGGAGATCGTCCGCGAGGAGGCCGACCAGGTCATCGCCGAGGTCCAGGCGGCCACCGGCACACAGCTGAAGCTGGCGATCGGCACGATGATCGAGCTGCCGCGCGCCGCGCTGACGGCGGACCAGATCGCCGAGGCGGCGGAGTTCTTCTCCTTCGGCACGAACGACCTGACGCAGACGGTCTGGGGCTTCTCCCGCGACGACGTCGAGGCTTCGTTCTTCACGGCGTACTTGGAGAAGGGCATCTTCGGAGTGTCGCCCTTCGAGACGATCGACAAGGACGGCGTCGGCTCCCTGGTGAAGGCGGCGGTCAAGGCGGGCCGCGAGACCCGTCCCGACCTCAAGCTCGGCGTCTGCGGCGAGCACGGCGGCGACCCCGAGTCGGTCCACTTCTTCCACGAGGTGGGTCTGGACTACGTCTCCTGCTCCCCGTTCCGCATCCCGGTCGCCCGCCTGGAGGCGGGCCGCGCGGCCACCCAGTCGGCGGGCAGCGACCACCGCTGA